The DNA window CATCAGCAGATATTTGCCCTATAGATTTTATGTTTGTTGCATCAGTCTCAGCTATATCAATTTGGGCTGCTGTACCAATTGCAGAAATCATAAACATTGATTTACTCTTACCTGATATTTCATCAAAGTCAATGTTTAATCCCATTATGCAATTTGCTCCAAGACTTACAGCCTTTTTAGATAATTCATCAATTGCTTCTTTATATATTATTTGAAGTTTGTTTTGATATGTGTTAGAGAATCCTCCAAAAAAATCAGTAAATGATGCTGCAAAGTCAGAAAAAAAATTCGTACCAAGTACTACATTGGTAGATATTATACCCATATATTCTTTAATGTTAGCATTTTCTACTGTGTTAGTAGTAGTTATTAAAATATTTCTGTTCATATATTAGTTTTTAAGATTTCAATTAATACAAACCATTCTTTGTTTATGAGCAAAGTTTTAATAAATTTGACGGTAATCTTCTTTGTTAACAAATATATATGTTTTATTTTAATAGTAAATCATAAGGACTGTTTTTCTGTTACTTCTAAAGTGTGTTTTCTAATCCTTTATTGATTTGTTGGCAGTTATCCACATTTATTGGATAACTGGATACTTGATATTTGTTACATTATTTATTTTGTAAAGTTAGTTGTTTGATTCAATAGATTTTAAGATCCTTCCATCTTCCGTTTTCCATTCAGTCAATCCGTTAGCGCTTCTACCCATAACAATTGCTGCTGCAGAAGAGGGGCTACTAAATAGGTAATCTTTAGTAAATACGTTCTGCTCTATGATCTTATTTTTAATCAAAGTACTTCTTAACTTTTCCCAATTTTGAGGAAATGAGTTTGTAGTAGAGTCTGCAATAGCAGAATCTTTGAACACAACAAAACCGTCAGAAGTACTTTGTCCGGTAGCATTTGCACCTCTTGCTGCTTTTATATAAAATGTATTCTTTTCTTCTTCTTCTTTATTGATACTAACTTTTCTTAGTGGTTCAAATATTTTAAAACCTAAAGAATTTACCAGAAGCTTAATATTCTCAATAAATTCCTCCATTTCTGATTGGTCTGATTCAGATATACTAGATTTCGTTGGTGAATTTGAATTGGTTAAATTATATCTATCAGTGTCTTTTGCTATTTCATATAATCTGCTTTCTAAGTATTTTACATGAGCTTTATTAAGATTATTATCCTTGCTTATAAAAGTAATAGCTTCGTTCCAGAAATCTTTTTGTGCGAGATGGTTTTCCAATCTATTTCTTATGCCTTCAGCTTCACCAATATAGGCAAGATCTTTTTCTTCTATATTGTCTGTTCTTCCAAATAAAATATATACTCCAGTGTTGTCCAGGTCTGGCCTATTTGCTGACTCTTTGATAAGTTTTCTTGGTAATTTATAAGCTTTTCCTGACCAGTTTGAAAGTTCACAGCTCATTCTTCCATTAGGATCTCCATCTATGAGATATATTTTAATTGTTTTACCGAATGTTTTCATATGCTATAATTGTTTTAAAGTCTAAATGGTATGGATACTACCAGCCTTACTCAAACCGAATCATATCCACTAACTGCATAAAATAGTCTGCAGACCAGATATCCATTTCTTGAGGATTCTTTATAAAAGGTTTCACATCAGCCTTTACCATCTCAATATTAGTATGGCTAATCTTTTCTTTGAGTAATGATTTAAAATTGTCTTGCGTCAATTCACCCTCCTTTAGTGAACCAAATTGATATGTTCGTTCGCAGAGATGTTTGAAGTCCAGTGCAACATTGTTACGGACATACCATTCAAAGTCATACCAGTCACGTCCCTTTACCCGGTTTTTCCAGTTACGAAAAAGAAGTGCGTGCATCTTTCCTGCATACAGATCGGGCAATGTGTAGCAACGAGTCATAAATGAATAGGGCAGAAGTAATAGCTTGGACTCAGTAGAGAAACCCAACGGTGGATTTATATCTACCTCTATTTTGATCTTTATTGCATGTTCTGTTGTAAACTGTAAATTGTATATAGCGGTATCGTCCTTTAGAAAAGCCGATTCAACATTGCTTTCATTTTTCTTTATCTTTCTATTGATTACCACATTTCGCCCCAAAGCATTGAATTCATTAATGATAGATTCAAAGTAGTTTTCAAGCATAAAAATTTCATCTGATCGCAATAATGAGAAGTCCATATCTTCTGAAAACCGTTGAACTCCGTGAAAGATACGTAAACAAGTGCCACCATAAAATGCTGCTTTATCAAAGAATCCGCCTCGATGTAATCCTGCAAGTGTAACCTGTTGCATTACTTCGTGTAGTGCATTTGTATAGTCGTTATTGGTTTGTATCTCATAACGAGACATCATTTGATCAAATAGATTCATTGCTTAATAGATTATATAATAGCATTAATTCGGGTTTCCTTTTGTTGCTGATAGTTGCACATGCTTTGATGATCTCCAGATTTGCATTTTCCAGAGCGGAGAAATCAACTCTTAAATCTTCTTCCAAAAAGATCTGCATTGCTTTAACGGATTGTATTCTTATTCCCTTTGTGGAAATAATCATATCGCACAATGCTTTTTCGGGTGTGGCTATAACAAACGCATATTTGTTTTTATAAATCTCTTGTCGTAATCCAATAGAATAATAATTGGGGTTTATCTGTATATAATCAAAATGGCCTAGTGGGGTCGCAAAGTTTTTACTTCGCTTTAAAGATGCTGATTTTACAGTGTAAACTCTCTCGGGGATTATTTTGTAAAAGGACAAGGCGCTTTCAAAGGACACATAAGATGGGCCATAAAGATGGTTTGCAATTAGTTCAGTAGATAAAGGTTGCCCATGTACTTTAGGCGTTACTACAAACATTCCTCTCTTTAACCTCACCAGATATCCGGCTTCTTCCATACGCATAACCTTATCCTTGGGTGATTTGTAGTCTCCCAAAGAAGAGATCAGTGTATTAAAGTCTATCGGTATGATGCCAAACTGCTTTAGAATATCCATACGAACTTTGTTTTAGAGGCTGTAAATATAGTAATTTTTGCATAGATAATAGACTTTTTATCGATTATCTAT is part of the uncultured Bacteroides sp. genome and encodes:
- a CDS encoding nucleotidyl transferase AbiEii/AbiGii toxin family protein — encoded protein: MNLFDQMMSRYEIQTNNDYTNALHEVMQQVTLAGLHRGGFFDKAAFYGGTCLRIFHGVQRFSEDMDFSLLRSDEIFMLENYFESIINEFNALGRNVVINRKIKKNESNVESAFLKDDTAIYNLQFTTEHAIKIKIEVDINPPLGFSTESKLLLLPYSFMTRCYTLPDLYAGKMHALLFRNWKNRVKGRDWYDFEWYVRNNVALDFKHLCERTYQFGSLKEGELTQDNFKSLLKEKISHTNIEMVKADVKPFIKNPQEMDIWSADYFMQLVDMIRFE
- a CDS encoding GIY-YIG nuclease family protein produces the protein MKTFGKTIKIYLIDGDPNGRMSCELSNWSGKAYKLPRKLIKESANRPDLDNTGVYILFGRTDNIEEKDLAYIGEAEGIRNRLENHLAQKDFWNEAITFISKDNNLNKAHVKYLESRLYEIAKDTDRYNLTNSNSPTKSSISESDQSEMEEFIENIKLLVNSLGFKIFEPLRKVSINKEEEEKNTFYIKAARGANATGQSTSDGFVVFKDSAIADSTTNSFPQNWEKLRSTLIKNKIIEQNVFTKDYLFSSPSSAAAIVMGRSANGLTEWKTEDGRILKSIESNN